The Aspergillus chevalieri M1 DNA, chromosome 5, nearly complete sequence genome includes a region encoding these proteins:
- a CDS encoding annexin (COG:U;~EggNog:ENOG410PJTM;~InterPro:IPR001464,IPR009117,IPR037104,IPR018502;~PFAM:PF00191;~go_function: GO:0005509 - calcium ion binding [Evidence IEA];~go_function: GO:0005544 - calcium-dependent phospholipid binding [Evidence IEA]) encodes MSYNPYPPPNQYPPYGHPPPQGYPGQPPYPQQQAGFSSPPPQGYYPPPQGPYGHPAPQGQYGHPPPQGGYGAPPQAPYPPGPGFHAPSPQPPYGGPGYPQHGGPGPAPGPYGAPPAPAGPNHFAPSPMPHGPPAMPSLGYTPGQLAPGDYRQQADLLRKAMKGFGTDEKTLIQVLAKLDPLQSAAVRSTYSSHIKRDLYKDVKSETGSYLRQGLLAIIDGPLMHDVTLVREAVDGIGTKEWVLNDVLLGRSNADLNAIKTAYECTYRRSLQKDVEGDLSFKTATLFANVLRANRHEESTPINPQLMQDEAKAIHNATAARMVNNVDEVCGIFARSSDNEIRAINHAFMDRYHTTLEKHIESQFSGHMKDALLHMLQTALDPAMRDAVLLEDCMKGMGTKDEKLVVRAVRVHWNKAHLEQVKGAYRHKYKTELAARVRGETSGDYGRLMVALVE; translated from the exons ATGTCTTACAACCCGTACCCTCCTCCTAACC AATACCCCCCATACGGCCATCCTCCCCCACAAGGCTACCCCGGTCAACCCCCCTATCCCCAGCAACAAGCGGGTTTCAGCAGTCCCCCTCCGCAAGGCTACTATCCCCCGCCGCAGGGCCCATACGGCCATCCCGCACCGCAGGGTCAGTACGGTCATCCACCTCCCCAGGGCGGCTACGGCGCACCACCACAAGCACCCTACCCCCCAGGTCCCGGCTTCCACGCGCCCTCGCCACAGCCTCCGTATGGCGGCCCTGGATACCCTCAGCATGGCGGACCAGGACCAGCTCCAGGTCCCTACGGCGCACCACCCGCCCCAGCCGGCCCAAACCATTTCGCACCCTCCCCAATGCCCCACGGCCCTCCCGCGATGCCCTCTCTCGGCTACACCCCAGGCCAGCTAGCCCCCGGCGACTACAGACAGCAAGCCGACCTCCTGCGCAAAGCAATGAAGGGCTTCGGGACCGACGAAAAGACACTTATCCAAGTCCTCGCGAAGCTCGACCCCCTACAATCCGCCGCTGTCCGCTCCACATACTCCTCGCACATCAAGCGTGATCTATACAAAGACGTCAAGTCTGAGACAGGCAGCTATCTCCGCCAGGGCCTCCTCGCCATCATCGACGGCCCGCTCATGCACGACGTGACACTCGTCCGCGAAGCAGTCGACGGCATCGGCACGAAAGAATGGGTCCTCAACGACGTCCTTCTCGGCCGCTCAAACGCAGACctcaacgccatcaaaaCCGCCTACGAATGCACCTACCGCCGCTCCCTGCAGAAGGATGTAGAGGGTGACTTGTCGTTCAAGACAGCGACGCTCTTCGCCAACGTCCTCCGCGCAAACCGCCACGAGGAATCTACCCCGATCAACCCGCAGCTCATGCAGGACGAAGCCAAGGCCATCCACAACGCCACCGCCGCGCGCATGGTCAACAACGTCGATGAAGTCTGCGGCATTTTCGCGCGGTCCTCGGACAATGAAATCCGCGCGATCAACCACGCCTTCATGGACCGCTACCACACCACTCTCGAGAAGCACATCGAGAGCCAGTTCTCGGGACACATGAAGGATGCGCTGCTGCATATGCTGCAGACCGCGCTGGATCCTGCTATGCGGGACGCGGTCCTTCTTGAGGATTGCATGAAGGGCATGGGGACGAAGGACGAGAAGTTGGTTGTGCGGGCTGTGCGGGTGCATTGGAATAAGGCGCATTTGGAGCAGGTCAAGGGGGCTTATCGGCATAAGTATAAGACCGAGTTGGCTGCTAGAGTGCGCGGGGAGACGAGTGGGGATTATGGAAGGTTGATGGTTGCTTTGGTTGAGTAG
- a CDS encoding EXPERA domain-containing protein (COG:I;~EggNog:ENOG410PP6P;~InterPro:IPR033118,IPR007905;~PFAM:PF05241;~TransMembrane:5 (o12-34i46-65o122-144i164-183o203-222i);~go_component: GO:0016021 - integral component of membrane [Evidence IEA];~go_function: GO:0047750 - cholestenol delta-isomerase activity [Evidence IEA];~go_process: GO:0016125 - sterol metabolic process [Evidence IEA]): MESNVPFTLDLPTCLCTAFALSMMPIAYFFSTALIPSTQKRNRFLFFWHAYDALTHLFVEGSFLYECFTSYVSVPAALNREPFFLGQKDRVYGAAYGTGPSARLWQEYAKADFRWATADANVVALELLTVFLGGPAAIYICYLLWKSSSSRATVSARGAAKAKLWLVAPALATAELYGGWMTFAPEWLTGSSQLETGNAVYLWFYLFFFNTLWVWIPVWILWESAKELHGAFVTAEGSDERKSQ; the protein is encoded by the coding sequence ATGGAATCCAACGTCCCCTTCACGCTCGACCTCCCAACATGCCTGTGCACGGCATTCGCACTGTCCATGATGCCAATTGCCTACTTCTTCAGCACGGCCTTGATCCCCTCCACCCAGAAGCGCAAccgcttcctcttcttctggCACGCCTACGATGCCCTCACCCACCTCTTCGTCGAAGGCTCCTTCCTCTACGAATGCTTCACCAGCTACGTCTCCGTCCCCGCCGCCCTCAACCGTGAACCCTTCTTCCTCGGCCAGAAGGACCGCGTCTACGGCGCTGCGTATGGCACGGGCCCCAGTGCGCGCCTGTGGCAGGAATATGCAAAGGCAGATTTCCGCTGGGCGACCGCGGACGCTAATGTGGTTGCGCTGGAGCTTCTGACGGTTTTCCTCGGCGGACCGGCCGCTATTTACATTTGTTATTTGCTGTGGAAGTCGTCGAGTAGCCGAGCCACGGTTTCGGCGCGTGGTGCGGCCAAGGCGAAGCTGTGGCTTGTTGCGCCAGCGTTGGCGACTGCTGAGTTGTATGGGGGATGGATGACGTTTGCGCCGGAGTGGCTTACGGGGAGCTCGCAGTTGGAGACTGGGAATGCGGTTTATTTGTGGTTTTATCTGTTCTTCTTTAACACGCTGTGGGTGTGGATTCCGGTTTGGATTTTGTGGGAGTCTGCTAAGGAGCTTCACGGTGCGTTCGTGACGGCTGAGGGGAGTGACGAGCGCAAAAGCCAGTAA
- a CDS encoding sugar porter family MFS transporter (COG:G;~EggNog:ENOG410PGQD;~InterPro:IPR005829,IPR005828,IPR003663,IPR036259, IPR020846;~PFAM:PF00083,PF07690;~TransMembrane:12 (i63-81o115-134i146-164o170-191i203-226o232-254i324-343o363-383i390-411o431-452i464-483o489-513i);~go_component: GO:0016020 - membrane [Evidence IEA];~go_component: GO:0016021 - integral component of membrane [Evidence IEA];~go_function: GO:0022857 - transmembrane transporter activity [Evidence IEA];~go_process: GO:0055085 - transmembrane transport [Evidence IEA]), whose translation MSEPVTTRNEGGKEFPAMTLSPAEVEREIEVQEQQSRQYLENESVYDRIAFSRIPFGAKNTRALVITLGTFAAFSGMLSGLDQSVISGALPGIRKHFIGTGEWASMDDPKLANDISLISSLMPLGAMAGALMMMPLNHYLGRRNSIIVSCMWYSLGGGLCAGARSVGMLFAGRFILGIGVGIEGGCVGIYISECVPPELRGNLVSIYQLMIAFGEVIGYATGAIFFDVPSGSWRWMLGSSVLFSTILWAGMCFLPESPRWLVSKGKNGRAWQVWKSLREVSEAKNLEEYLAMEITVKNEVERSNNVAWWQRYMEVCLIPRNRRALIYASAMIFFGQMTGINAVMYNMSNLMAKMNFDDRESVLMSMVGGGALFLGTIPAVFTMDKFGRRVWAQNILVFIVGLVLVGVGYLYTNKGDAFFQANKDTALGLFFSGMVLYMSFFGAYSCLTWVVPAESFDFNTRSQGMAICSTFLYLWSFIVTYNFDRMQAAMTYTGLTIGFFGGLALLGFFYQLLFMPETKDKTLEEIDELFLMPTRKLVGLNLRNLVKHWRWIFGGMHPVEPREVRTGNTASGDAEKHEISEARLETL comes from the coding sequence ATGAGTGAACCCGTGACCACCCGCAATGAGGGTGGCAAGGAGTTCCCTGCAATGACTCTCTCCCCGGCCGAAGTCGAGCGCGAGATCGAAGTGCAAGAGCAGCAAAGCCGGCAGTACTTGGAGAATGAATCGGTGTACGACCGGATAGCCTTTTCCCGGATCCCCTTTGGCGCGAAGAACACGCGAGCCCTGGTCATTACTCTGGGCACCTTCGCTGCGTTCAGCGGAATGCTGAGCGGCCTGGACCAGTCCGTGATTTCTGGTGCTCTTCCGGGTATCAGGAAGCATTTCATCGGCACCGGCGAATGGGCGAGCATGGACGATCCGAAATTGGCAAATGATATTTCTCTCATCTCGTCGTTGATGCCTCTGGGTGCAATGGCTGGtgctttgatgatgatgccgcTTAATCACTACCTCGGCCGCCGGAACTCGATCATCGTCTCGTGCATGTGGTACTCGCTGGGAGGCGGTCTTTGCGCTGGAGCACGGAGCGTGGGGATGTTGTTTGCCGGCCGGTTCATTCTCGGCATCGGCGTTGGCATCGAAGGTGGTTGTGTCGGTATCTATATTTCTGAATGTGTTCCGCCAGAGCTGCGCGGTAACCTGGTGTCGATCTACCAGCTGATGATCGCTTTTGGTGAGGTCATCGGCTATGCCACGGGTGCTATATTCTTTGATGTGCCATCGGGCAGCTGGCGCTGGATGCTGGGCTCGTCCGTCCTGTTCTCGACCATCCTGTGGGCTGGAATGTGCTTCCTGCCGGAATCGCCGCGCTGGCTGGTGTCCAAGGGCAAGAACGGACGCGCATGGCAGGTGTGGAAGTCGCTGCGTGAGGTATCCGAAGCTAAGAATCTGGAAGAGTACCTTGCCATGGAGATCACGGTCAAGAATGAGGTTGAACGTTCGAACAATGTGGCATGGTGGCAGCGGTACATGGAGGTGTGCCTTATTCCACGCAACCGCCGCGCTCTCATCTACGCCTCGGCGATGATTTTCTTCGGCCAGATGACCGGTATCAACGCGGTCATGTACAACATGTCAAACCTGATGGCCAAGATGAACTTTGATGACCGCGAGTCCGTGCTCATGTCGATGGTCGGTGGCGGCGCGCTGTTCCTGGGTACCATCCCCGCAGTGTTCACAATGGACAAGTTCGGCCGCCGCGTGTGGGCGCAGAAcatcctcgtcttcatcgtGGGTTTGGTCCTCGTTGGCGTCGGCTACCTGTACACCAACAAGGGCGACGCATTCTTCCAAGCAAACAAGGACACCGCGCTGggcctcttcttctccggcaTGGTCCTCTACATGAGCTTCTTCGGCGCATACTCGTGTCTGACATGGGTCGTCCCCGCAGAGAGCTTCGACTTCAACACCCGCAGCCAGGGCATGGCCATCTGCTCCACCTTCTTGTATCTCTGGTCGTTCATCGTGACCTACAACTTCGACCGCATGCAAGCGGCCATGACCTACACGGGCCTGACGATCGGGTTCTTCGGCGGTCTGGCGCTCCTCGGTTTCTTCTACCAGCTGCTCTTCATGCCCGAGACCAAGGACAAGACGCTCGAGGAGATTGATGAGCTGTTTTTGATGCCGACGCGGAAGCTTGTCGGGCTCAACTTGCGCAACTTGGTCAAGCATTGGCGCTGGATTTTTGGGGGCATGCACCCGGTGGAACCCCGTGAGGTACGAACGGGTAATACTGCCTCGGGCGACGCGGAGAAGCATGAGATCTCGGAAGCTCGATTGGAGACGCTTTGA
- a CDS encoding SH3 domain protein (COG:O;~EggNog:ENOG410PKG5;~InterPro:IPR001841,IPR027370,IPR017907,IPR043145, IPR036028,IPR001452,IPR000433,IPR013083;~PFAM:PF13923,PF00097,PF13445,PF13639,PF00569;~go_function: GO:0005515 - protein binding [Evidence IEA];~go_function: GO:0008270 - zinc ion binding [Evidence IEA]) has translation MSGEARAGPGLGDLENELTCSICTELLYQPLTLLDCLHTFCGSCLKEWFFVQGTRRRSSRSAPKFTCPSCRAAVRETRPNATVTTLLDIVLASNPSQAKSTQEKEEIAQKYKPGDSVFPRDDTGEEDEEDGRVLDEVRQLSLQEGRSRTREQRHRAPHSSRARRAERSDHDSRRDDGRSRRRRDDDRSTRRQAHERAARQTEEVAEQSRRIEHQSSLRSLLSLSDAETMEEEILRQILEEGLLDDIDLDHLGPGQEEELSERIADAYRRRHRLRSRSRQRQETRGASHSSDRPRARSHSMQRPTTGPPPRDTSRGPPVSRPYLLDPLVTRPGPSTHQRHTSEQGSGRRRTSLSPAHPASSSEVNLRPTTRSSSDMTSERPRAPQAATRTPEPSTRRRRATESGRDSPHVWTQGTRERGSSVARLTNSPTVASPLSNVPQTPVHSTISVVDGSVSHSRPRARSRSNAAPPSYVEPSIICNGCGKPDIQYELHKTCTKCNDGDYHLCLRCYRTGRGCQNWAGFGLSANTSFERILAMSNNEAIAEHETPHIFTSSKYKQPARPRRATNNDDRQIISDDPARRLQTGLFCDICSSEANDTFWKCDECNEGDWGFCNTCVNQGKCCTHALLPICRISSSSDETPTETFKILSFATNCDICTHPIPASTTRFHCLVCNDGDYDICTNCYLKLGVTGKISKENGHNGWRRCVKGHRMVVVGFEEHEEGQRRVVVRNLVGGRALKDEHVNYQATASSVSSAHASATTAPTAGTTTPTPEVGTGDWSWKEGAERRKKASRTRTPWTNPNASEPALPSPSTPVQSSTRRFPPDGGVGVIAQALWSWYPEDGVQDELMFPRGAEITEGENINDDWFWGCYAGATGLFPGSHVRVLGEVV, from the exons ATGTCGGGTGAAGCACGCGCAGGCCCCGGTTTGGGGGACCTCGAAAACGAACTCACTTGCTCG ATCTGTACGGAACTGCTGTACCAACCTCTCACTCTCCTCGACTGTCTTCACACCTTCTGTGGCTCATGTTTGAAAGAATGGTTCTTCGTCCAAGGTACCCGACGCCGGTCGTCCAGATCCGCCCCAAAATTCACCTGTCCGTCTTGTCGCGCCGCCGTTCGTGAAACTCGACCCAACGCCACTGTGACTACGCTGCTGGATATTGTTCTGGCGTCGAATCCGAGCCAGGCGAAGTCTacgcaagaaaaagaggaaattgCGCAGAAGTATAAACCGGGAGATTCGGTGTTCCCCAGGGATGATAcgggggaggaggatgaggaggatgggcGGGTGCTGGATGAGGTGCGGCAGCTGAGTCTTCAGGAAGGTCGGTCGCGGACGAGAGAGCAGCGCCATCGAGCACCACATTCATCGAGAGCTCGCCGTGCAGAGCGTTCGGATCACGATTCGCGAAGAGATGATGGTCGTTCCCGCCGGCGACGAGACGATGATCGGTCGACTCGGCGACAGGCTCATGAGCGCGCTGCTCGACAGACCGAAGAAGTAGCAGAGCAATCGAGACGGATTGAGCACCAATCTAGTCTGAGGTCTCTCCTGAGTCTCTCGGATGCTGAGACTATGGAGGAGGAGATTCTGCGACAGATCCTGGAGGAGGGATTGCTGGACGATATTGATCTGGATCATCTTGGGCCCGGGCAGGAAGAGGAGTTGAGCGAGCGAATCGCAGACGCATATCGTCGGAGACACAGACTACGCTCTCGCTCACGGCAACGACAAGAGACGAGGGGAGCATCGCATTCATCTGACCGTCCTCGTGCTAGATCGCATTCAATGCAACGGCCTACGACTGGACCGCCACCACGCGACACCTCGAGAGGCCCTCCGGTGTCTAGACCGTATCTGCTTGACCCACTTGTGACTCGTCCAGGGCCATCAACCCACCAGAGACATACATCTGAGCAAGGGAGCGGCCGCCGGAGGACGTCACTCAGTCCTGCCCACCCAGCATCCTCGTCCGAGGTGAATTTACGACCAACTACAAGGTCTTCCAGTGACATGACTTCCGAGCGTCCGCGTGCACCTCAAGCGGCTACTAGGACGCCAGAACCGTCGACAAGGAGAAGACGCGCAACTGAGTCTGGACGGGATTCACCGCACGTGTGGACTCAAGGGACCAGAGAACGCGGTTCTTCAGTGGCCCGGTTGACGAACTCACCTACGGTTGCGTCTCCATTGTCGAATGTTCCGCAGACACCTGTCCATTCCACTATATCTGTGGTTGATGGGTCAGTGAGCCACAGTCGCCCCAGAGCACGCTCGCGATCGAATGCTGCCCCACCCTCTTACGTTGAACCTTCGATTATCTGTAACGGATGCGGGAAACCGGACATCCAGTATGAACTTCACAAAACATGCACTAAGTGCAATGACGGAGACTACCACCTCTGTCTCCGTTGCTATCGCACAGGACGAGGCTGTCAAAACTGGGCCGGTTTTGGTCTATCAGCCAACACCAGTTTCGAGCGGATCCTcgccatgtccaacaacgaAGCAATCGCGGAACATGAAACTCCCCACATCTTCACATCTTCCAAATACAAACAACCTGCAAGACCACGTCGAGCTACAAATAACGATGATAGACAAATAATTAGCGACGATCCTGCGCGAAGATTACAAACCGGCCTTTTCTGCGACATCTGTAGCTCAGAAGCCAACGACACATTCTGGAAATGCGACGAATGCAACGAAGGCGACTGGGGCTTCTGCAATACCTGCGTCAACCAAGGAAAATGCTGCACCCACGCCCTTCTACCAATATGTCGCATCTCGTCATCTAGCGATGAAACCCCAACCGAAACCTTCAAAATTCTCTCCTTTGCCACAAACTGCGATATCTGCACACACCCCATCCCCGCCTCCACAACCCGCTTCCACTGCCTCGTCTGCAACGACGGCGACTACGACATCTGCACAAACTGCTACCTGAAACTCGGCGTGACGGGGAAAATCAGTAAAGAAAATGGCCACAATGGCTGGCGAAGGTGTGTCAAGGGCCATCGGATGGTTGTGGTAGGCTTTGAAGAGCACGAGGAGGGACAGAGGAGGGTTGTCGTGAGGAATCTTGTTGGCGGACGGGCGTTGAAAGATGAACATGTCAATTATCAGGCGACGGCTTCGTCAGTCTCTTCGGCACATGCATCTGCCACCACTGCTCCCACTGCTGGTACCACCACACCAACCCCCGAAGTCGGGACCGGTGACTGGAGCTGGAAAGAAGGCGCCGAACGCCGCAAAAAAGCCTCTCGCACACGGACACCATGGACAAACCCCAACGCCTCCGAACCAGCGctcccatccccatccacacCCGTTCAATCCAGCACCCGCCGCTTCCCACCTGACGGTGGCGTGGGCGTCATCGCACAAGCGCTGTGGAGCTGGTACCCCGAGGACGGCGTTCAAGATGAACTGATGTTTCCGCGGGGCGCAGAGATCACGGAAGGGGAGAATATTAATGATGATTGGTTTTGGGGGTGTTATGCGGGGGCGACGGGGTTGTTTCCGGGGTCGCATGTTAGGGTTCTGGGGGAGGTTGTTTAG
- a CDS encoding RTA1 domain-containing protein (COG:S;~EggNog:ENOG410PU7C;~InterPro:IPR007568;~PFAM:PF04479;~TransMembrane:7 (o19-38i45-64o76-100i112-136o156-180i210-228o243-263i);~go_component: GO:0016021 - integral component of membrane [Evidence IEA]), with the protein MSDSNRQIDFELYRYTPNIAAAVIFIVLFTLSTAYHSYQLIKCRAWYFIAFVIGGIFQIIGYAARVAANSNKENVPIYSIQTILILLAPPLYAASIYIVLGRIVTYLHAEHFSLVSVKWMTGIFVTGDIIAFVMQAAGGGIMASGTISAMNTGENITIGGLCVQLAFFSFFVLTSLVFHFRIRRQPTAKVLQLAQHEDSSVLRTWESVMWGLYIASVLILIRSIFRLIEYAQGNDGYLISHEAFMYVFDAMLMFFAMVAMNVFHPSVILNGNKRVSRGSMWSSSQTELRGRRY; encoded by the exons ATGAGCGACAGCAATCGCCAGATTGATTTTGAGCTCTACCGCTACACACCCAACATTGCAGCTGCAGTCATTTTCATCGTTTTGTTTACTCTTAGCACAGCGTACCACTCCTACCAACTGATCAAATGCCGCGCATGGTACTTTATCGCATTTGTTATTGGAGGCATCT TCCAGATAATCGGCTATGCAGCGCGAGTAGCAGCCAATTCGAATAAAGAGAACGTACCTATCTACTCAATACAGACGATCTTGATCCTTCTCGCGCCGCCGCTATACGCCGCGTCGATATACATTGTTCTCGGAAGGATTGTCACGTATCTCCATGCCGAACATTTCAGCTTGGTCTCTGTGAAATGGATGACCGGTATCTTTGTGACCGGAGACATCATTGCATTTGTGATGCAGGCAGCAG GTGGCGGCATTATGGCTAGTGGCACAATCAGCGCAATGAATACGGGAGAGAACATCACCATCGGCGGTCTCTGTGTTCAGCtcgccttcttttccttcttcgtcctcACGTCTCTGGTCTTCCATTTCCGCATTCGTCGACAGCCGACAGCTAAAGTACTCCAGTTAGCCCAGCATGAAGATAGCTCGGTTCTTCGCACGTGGGAATCGGTCATGTGGGGACTGTATATTGCCAGTGTGCTCATTCTCATCCGCTCTATCTTCCGCTTGATCGAGTATGCTCAGGGAAACGACGGGTATCTGATTAGCCATGAAGCTTTCATGTACGTCTTTGATGCGATGCTAATGTTCTTTGCCATGGTTGCGATGAATGTTTTTCATCCCTCTGTCATTTTGAATGGGAACAAGCGGGTGAGTAGGGGGTCAATGTGGTCTAGCTCCCAAACGGAGTTGCGTGGTCGGAGGTATTGA
- a CDS encoding uncharacterized protein (COG:S;~EggNog:ENOG410PPWQ;~InterPro:IPR021858) translates to MHHFTAIVCSTLSDREDVQNVWGMVLPQISFSCDYLLHGILAFSALHIAIQKSEQSEDYLNCSMLHLHYALNTYRRSLSTISAQNCISLFAFSSLIVVHVCALPGADGSGPSTRKAISLFNMCRGVETILRPYLSLIRESPMKPLFRDDYHRMDKQLSRSPHSNAILPVDFENRISQLRQFIAACPLEPGEKSTYLDALLSLEVSFDIIDKATIPLECGMAFAWPIMLPLKFIDFLQENRPLSLVLLSYHCVTLNRLNKFWFLREWDKALLTEIWCLIPLDLRSWVEWPKAVCGV, encoded by the exons ATGCACCATTTTACTGCAATTGTCTGCTCGACCCTCTCAGATCGGGAGGATGTGCAGAACGTATGGGGTATGGTACTACCACAAATATCATTCTCATGCGACTATTTGCTTCACGGGATACTCGCATTTTCGGCTTTGCATATTGCAATACAAAAGTCGGAGCAAAGTGAGGATTATCTCAACTGCTCCATGCTTCATCTGCACTATGCACTTAATACTTACAGAAGGAGCCTTTCTACTATTTCTGCGCAAAACTGCATATCCTTATTCGCTTTCTCATCTCTTATTGTTGTCCATGTGTGTGCATTACCAGGTGCAGATGGATCAGGGCCCTCTACGAGGAAGGCCATTTCTCTATTCAACATGTGTCGGGGAGTTGAAACGATTCTTAGACCGTATCTCTCTTTGATACGAGAATCTCCAATGAAGCCTTTGTTTCGTGATGATTACCACCGTATGGATAAGCAGCTTTCAAG GTCACCGCATAGCAACGCAATACTACCGGTAGATTTCGAAAATAGAATATCGCAACTAAGACAATTCATCGCAGCTTGCCCCCTTGAACCCGGTGAAAAATCCACATACTTGGACGCACTTCTTTCCTTGGAGGTTTCCTTTGATATCATCGACAAGGCAACTATCCCATTGGAATGCGGAATGGCGTTTGCTTGGCCCATTATGTTGCCATTGAAATTTATCGATTTCCTCCAAGAGAATAGGCCTCTGTCTCTAGTTTTGCTTTCATACCATTGCGTGACTTTGAATCGTCTGAACAAGTTCTGGTTCCTGCGAGAATGGGATAAGGCACTTCTTACTGAGATTTGGTGCCTTATTCCATTGGATCTACGCTCGTGGGTTGAATGGCCAAAGGCCGTTTGTGGCGTGTAA